Genomic DNA from Panthera leo isolate Ple1 chromosome A1, P.leo_Ple1_pat1.1, whole genome shotgun sequence:
GACTGGGAAGCAAGAAGGCCAGATATCTCCTAGGTGCAGTGGAACAGGTATGTGCCTGTCCTGACAGACTGGGATTCACCCCTTGGCTCTATTGTTTACTTGCTATATGACCTGGGGCAAGAAggctaacctctctgagctcagctccagctctgagctccTCCCACCTATTCATCTGTAGAGAGGGAGCAATTACTCTCCCCTGTCAGGGTAGCTGTGaggattaatgagataatgtctGTAGAGGGCCTAGCAgaatgtctggcatatagtacATGCTTCATAAAAATAAGATCTCACGAGGTGGTAAACATCCTGCAGGCAGGGGCCATGTAGCACAGAGTAGATGCATTAGGAAGTCTTTATTGATGATTTCATAAATGGTcgaatatattttccttttccagaaaggaTTCCCTGCGTGTAAAAATTTCTCCCTCACTTAAACCAATTGCTTTCTTTGTGAGCAACTCAAATCCCTGTGTTTTGAAACCTCAGAGCTGGAGGGTTAGTGTGTATATTTGTGGCGGTGGCCCTGTCCTGAGTCATCTCTGAGACCCTCACCCTCCCCAGTGCTCTTGTGGGAGGCAGGAATTCATCAGCCCCAATTTGAATGAGAGGAGTACAGAAACAAATCAGTGCAGAGAGAGATTCCTATTTGGTCCCAGTACTATGAGAACACAACTGTTTCTTTGAAATTGACCTTCATTTATTTGGAGGGGAAAGCAGTTAGTTCAATAATGGTTTCCTGGTgcctttcagcattttaaaagacGGAAGAAAGATTTGGAGCGAGGCAAGGTTCCAGTGTTTTCTAAACAACGCACTAAGCCCAGCTACCAGTTGGCTGCCCAGTacttcctgctcccctccccccaaccccccatgtATCCCCACAAGGCAATGCACATCCCTCAGTAGCCCAGCCACTTCTCAAGACCCTGGCCAGGTCTTCCCTAGGTAGGTGGGAGCTAGCCTTCATTATAATGCCTGGGAGCCGAAGATTCCTTGGACATCTTGCACATGGCCTACTGCGTAGAAATGCTACTATATTATATTCCAATTATTTCCTGTCCCTCCAAGGCCCGATTCCAGGGCCTGAATAAAGAGGTCCTTGTCTGGTGGCGTCCATCTCTGCTCCCTAGTAAGGAAAAGCTGGTCCGTGGCCCAAGTTGGCCTGAGGCcgcaggggaagggtggggaagaggTAGGGAGGGTGTTACAGGTGGGGAGAACTCCTCAGGAGACGAGAGACCCACCCCTGCGGGCAGCCCAGTCctgcttccaaaaataaaaataagtgaggaaggaaaacaaatggggCCCCTGACCAGGACCCTGCAGAGGGCATGActattttccctccttcccaggagGGATCCCAACCCTTCTCTCCCGCAGAGAAGACAAACACAGCTATGGAAATCTCATGCCATCCAGGCACCTGGAAGTCTGTTGCTAATTGCAAGTTACTCCTACCTGCACTTCTCTGTTTGCCAATGATTGTCTTCCCCTAGATCTGCTTTCTCTCCTTGTGAGTGAAAAGCATTTCATGGAAAATTTCGAATTtggaaccttcttcagattccAAAAGAGTTATTGTTCTACATCATGCTTATTTTGTTTGGGTGTTATTTGAACTCAGGGGAAGTAGAAACCCACATCTTTATGTTGCTGGGATGCTcttcttaaattattaaaaacatgctGATAAAGCACCTTTTCTGTTTGAAGCTCTTGAGTACTTTTCAGAGTCCATCCCAACCAAGGCCTGGAGTCCATATTTCTTACCTGCCAAGGGTTGGGCAGCCAGGGGAGACGAGGTGGGTGAAGTAGCTTAGGGACCGCACACCAGGAGATCTCCGGGAGATAGTGGCAGGGATGTGCAGAAAGGTTTCATGGCAAGGAGAGGAGAAACAAGCTCTGAGGGCAAGCCATGGAATCCAGGGTTAAGGCCTCAGAAGGTCataaacagaaagggaggaaaggtggGGATAGTGTGAATGACATGAAACCGAGGATGAGTTTGAAGAGTGGGACCCACAGAGAAGTCACACCATCCTGCACCACCATGTGTCTGGGGAAGGGCTAAGCTTTGTCGCGTTTAAACCTTGGTGTCTAGGATGTTGGAGCCTGAAGGGAACTGAGCGATCCCCtggccagtgattctcaaagcCTGGTCTGTGGACCGCCTCTTCAGAATCACCTGGTGGGCTGGTTAAACATGAGGATTCCCGAGACCTATCTGATGTACTGAATCAAATTCTCTGTGGGTTATATCTAAGAAGCTGAATGCTTATCAAGTTCCACAGATGATTGTGATCTTTATTAAAGTTTGAGAGCCCTTGATTTAGTCCAACCCTCTTGTTCCCTGAAAGTGAGATCTGAAGCCCAGAGATGTAAAACAGGCCTAGGATAACAGAGCTGATTGATGGCAGAGCTCACATTAGAAATCTATTGCTCTTGAACCCCAGGGCAGTGCTCTTTCCATTTCAGCATGTGGGCAGCCTCTTCACCTATTTGGACCTGTTTCTCTTGCCCCCTAAAGTCAAAGCTTGCACCTTTGATTCATTCCCTGCATCCTGCTGGGGCCTTCTCCTTCCTGAGGATGCTCTGGTCCTAGTCTCTATAGGTtgggggggcagaggcagaaagaagaaaggagaaggactCAGTTCTCTTCTGAGCCTTTAGTCACAGGTGTGGGATGGTCAAAtgagtagagaaagagaaaacacagctGTAGCTGAGGGACGACTGGGATCTGGTTTGTAGTACTAAGCTGACTTTCACTGAGATTTTGCTGTGCACCAGACACTGTGTTAAGCCCTTTCCATACATTAGTGCAAACCCCATGGAGCAAATAGTAATTAGccctattttgcagatggagaaactgaggctcacaggtGAGTgttcatttgcccaaggtcacatagctaatacaTGACCAAATCACTTCCGTGTACAACCATGATCCAAAGCAGTGTGAACTATTACTCACTTTAACCCAACAAGCCTGCAAAAGGACCCCAAgaccttggggggaaaaaaaaaaaaaagcttctctgCAGTGAGATGTGACCACtcctgggaggggggtggggtggagtacAGCTTCAAACGCTTTCCACGTAATGCactaaaattatttctgaaaggcATTAACTTGCAAGCCTGCCTTGGAAATGACAACATGGAGAGTAGGttaaacaggtttttttcttcatctttggaAAATGGAAACTCCTAATCTcaatttgctttctttccatttgcccCTTTCTCTTAAAAGCAGTGTGCCTTCAGAATTTTAGTTGTTTGAGGGATTATGTTCAGTTCTAACTGAGCCCTGGGTGTGATTGCAGGCATATATATGGTTGTGGCACGTAGCAGCCGTTACCTCTTCTGATATCATGGCACATGACTTTGCAATGATCACCTCCCTCCATTCATTTTCCGGAGTATCTCCCAGGGACAGGAGAGGAACCCAAAGCAGGTCAGTGCCTTAGAGAAGGGACAAGTGTTCCCCAAGCCATGTGGACAGCGTGTCACAGTACCTTCCTGTAGATTTACCTCCTAACCAGATcttgtcttcttgggaaaaaatcAGGAAGCTTTTTGAACAACTTAGACcattaaacaaaagaagatgGACATATTTTTATAGGAGAGGAAGAACTCAGTTTCATCCTAGCAGGATTTGGTGTCTGGTAGCTGAAGGTGAGGGACCACTGTAATTTAAATCTGGGTATTCCATGAATCACCAGAGTTAGAACATTTCTgggtaaaaactgaaaacatgtgACCCTCCGggtgtcttccttctctttcaaatcTCAAGCTTTAGTAACTCAAAGGCTGGATGGGGCCGTGCAGCTGTTAAAAGGCCCTTATTAACTCATAATGAAGGGAGTGCATTGAGGTGATAGCAAGCGgtaaagggaggaggggagaacgCAACCTCTGCAAAGCTCATGGGGAGCGTGGGTCTCTGCAAGAGCCCTGGAAATGCTGAATGAAAACTGCCTTTCTGCGTACGAGCCGCCTGCCTGCTTCCCAAATGCCGCGTCTGCGGTAACTACAAACTATTTTGTATGCTGCATTAGTGACGCTGCCTTAGCCCGCACATCATTACTACTGAGATAACGCTGGTGTGATGTTCAAGTCCAGTGtcctttttaattattaaacCGATGCTGTTGAATGAGTCATTCCACATACCAGGTTTTCCTCCTGTGGTTCTATTTCAAGAGACTAGCGCCTTACTTCGTGTGTTCCACTAACACCTGAGTTGGTTCTTAGCCAGCTACCCAATCTGCAAAGCCTTTGCAGAACAAACAGTATTCCCCAGGCTCCAAACACACACAGGCTGCATAAAAAACAAACCCCACGAAAAACTTTACAGTAAGCTCGTCAGTAAACCCCAGATCTGAAAACGCCCTGTTCCCCGTCCGCCAGTCCCCAACTTACCAAGCGGCAGAGCGATGAAGAAGGGTAGCCAGCACAAGATGAACATACCGACCACAATGCCCAAGGTCTTGGCTGCTTTCTTTTCCCTGGAGAACTTAAAAAGTTTGACAGCTATGGAACTCCTGGGGTTGTGGCCCTTGGCCTTGGTACTGCTGAGGGTGTCCTCATGAAAGTTCTTGGAGTGGATCCTCAGGGTCAGCTCCTTGGAGTTGGACATCTCCTTCATGACTCCGGCCTCCAGGTTCTTGGTGGTCCTCTTGGCAACGATGTACACGCGACAGTACATGACCAGAATGACCGCCAGAGGGATGTAGAAGGAGcccagggaggagaagagggcgTAGAAAGGTTCTTCAGTGACCCCACATTCTTTGTCATCATTGGGCGCGGGCTCCTTCCACCCAAGGAGAGGCCCGATGGAGATGACTGTGGACAAGACCCAGACGCTGAGGAGCGCCAAGATGGCCTTCCTCCGGGTGACCAGCGTGGGGTACTGCAGAGAGTAGCGCACCCCAATGTAGCGATCGATAGAGATGGCGCACAGGCTCAGAATGGAGGCCGTGCAGCACAGGACGTCCACGGCGGCCCAGATGTCACAGAAGACCCGTCCCAGCACCCAGTAGCCGAGCACTTCCAGGGCAGCCGAGAAGGGCAGCACGGTGAAACTCAGCAGCAGGTCGGCAATGGCCAGGTTGACGATGAAGTAGTTGGTGGGCGTCCGCAGGTGACGGTTGCAGGCCACCGACAGGATGACCACGATGTTGCCCACGATGGCAAAGAGGATGAAGGCGCCCAGCACCAGGCCCACGGAGATGGCCCTGGTGATGTCCAGCTGGGGCAGTGTGGAGTTGCTCGAGGTCTGGTTGGGGCCAGTGAAGTTGGCATTTTTCAACTCTCCCCAGTGGGCAGGTGCTGATGTGTTGTGGCCGGTGTCCAGATCGGGATTCATTTTAGAGTCGGCCCTCCATAGCCTGGAGTGAGCGGGGCTGGAA
This window encodes:
- the ADRA1B gene encoding alpha-1B adrenergic receptor, encoding MNPDLDTGHNTSAPAHWGELKNANFTGPNQTSSNSTLPQLDITRAISVGLVLGAFILFAIVGNIVVILSVACNRHLRTPTNYFIVNLAIADLLLSFTVLPFSAALEVLGYWVLGRVFCDIWAAVDVLCCTASILSLCAISIDRYIGVRYSLQYPTLVTRRKAILALLSVWVLSTVISIGPLLGWKEPAPNDDKECGVTEEPFYALFSSLGSFYIPLAVILVMYCRVYIVAKRTTKNLEAGVMKEMSNSKELTLRIHSKNFHEDTLSSTKAKGHNPRSSIAVKLFKFSREKKAAKTLGIVVGMFILCWLPFFIALPLGSLFSTLKPPDAVFKVVFWLGYFNSCLNPIIYPCSSKEFKRAFVRILGCQCRGRRRRRRRRRLGGCAYTYRPWTRGGSLERSQSRKDSLDDSGSCLSGSQRTLPSASPSPGYLGRGAPPPVELCAFPEWKAPGALLSLPAPEPPGRRGRHDSGPLFTFKLLSEPESPGTDGGASNGGCEAATDVANGQPGFKTNMPLAPGQF